The Chloroflexota bacterium genomic sequence ACCGTGAGCACCTTGGCCCGGGGGTCCAGACTCTGGAGCAGGCCGCGACGGGAGGCAAGCCCCTCCGCCACCAGGGCCCTCTCCAGGGCCTCGGTTACATGGTGGACTGTCTTCTCCCAAAAGCCCTCTGCCTTCACCCTTTTCTCCTGCTTAACCTCAATACCAGGAAGGAGATAAGGGCAAACGCTCCAACAGCCACAATGGCTGAGGCTATGTAGCCCGCCACGGGCCCTATCCCTGGGAAGGAATAGTCAGGAATGGGTGCTCGCCATATACTTCCCAGCCTTTCCAGGCCCTGAGGGACAAACCCCAGCATCTCCTGAAGGTCCTCCGCGCCCCACTCCCCCCAGGCGGTCCCTGAGGCCATCAGGCCTATCGGGGTGAGGAGGGCCACCAGGCCCAGCCCTGCCCAGAGCCAGCGCAGTTTCAGAGGGCGGGGCTGGGGCATGACGCCCAGGGGCATCTTGGCGCGAAGGAGGAAGGCCAGCACCATCCCGGTGACCAGGGCTTCAACAAGGCCGGCCACCAGAAGGTGGGGGACCATCACCGCAGGGAGGGCGAGCTTCAGGGCATAAGGGGCGTACAGGGGGGTGCCGTCAGCGGCATGGAAAAGGAGCGGCTGGAGCCCCAGCTCCAGGGCTACAAGCAAGGCGGCCAGATTCATGGCGAAGTAGCTGGCAATAGCGGCGGCTATCACCTGCTTCCCAGGGAGGATGGTTATGAGGTAACGATAGAGCCCGTATCCCACCAGGGGCAGGACAATGGCCATGTTGAAGACGTTGGCCCCGTAGGCGGTAATGCCCCCGTCGCCGAAGAATAGGGCCTGGAGGAGGAAGACCACTGAGAGCCCCACCACCGCCCCCCACGGCCCCAAAACCAGGGCCAGAAGGGTCCCCCCTACCGCGTGGCCGGTGGTGCCCCCCGGCAGGGGAACATTGAACATCTGGAGGGCAAAGGCAAAGGCGGAGAAGAGGGCAATAAGGGGCACCATCCTGGCTCGCATCAGCTTCCCCACCTTCTTCGCCGCTACCGCCCAGAAGGGAAGGGCCGCTCCATAAAGGACAGCACATGTCGCCGGGCTCAGGTAGCCATCAGGGATATGCATGTTGCGACTCCTTTTACTTGCGATTAGTCGCATCTATCGTAGGGGCAGGGTGGCAGAGAGTCAAGGGGGTTATGGTTAGAATTCGGTTTAACTCTGGCAGCGGGAGCAGAGGCCGAAGATGGCGAAGTGGTGGAGGGTTGGGCGGAAGCCGTAGTGGTCCCTTATGGCCTTCTCCAGGGGGCGGAGGTGGGCCGGGTCCAGCTCCAGGGTCTGGCCGCAGCGGGAGCAGACCAGGTGGTGGTGCTGCCCGTGTTGTGCCCAGTGGTACTGTTTTTTCCCTTCCCCCAGGTCGGTCTCGGTTACCAGCCCCAGGCCCCGCAGGAGGTCCAGGGTGCGGTAGACCGTGGAGATGTGGACGTGGGGATAGCGGGCCCGGACCTGGGAGAAGACATCTTCGGCGCTGAGGTGGGCGTCCCTCTCCTCCAGGACCTGGAGAATGAGGAGGCGCTGGGGGGTAATCCTCAGCCCCAGGCGGCGGAGGGCCAGGGCAGCCCCTTCTTTCGGCTTTCTCAAGGCCTACTCCCGGGTGCTGAGGGGGATGGTAACAGGGCCATCGTTGTGAATTTCTACTATCATGTGCTCCCGGAAGCGGCCGGTCTCCACTTTGAGGCCCCAGGAGGAGAGGGCCCGGAGGAACTCCTCAAAGAGGGGGCGGGCCTCCTCGGCGGGGGCGGCCCCATCAAAGCTGGGCCGCCTCCCCTTCCCGGTGTCGGCCAGGAGGGTGAACTGGCTCACCGCCAGAATCTCGGCCCCCGCCTCCAGGGGGGAGAGGTGGAATTCCTTATCGCCATGGGGGAAGAGGCGGAGGTGGGCTGTCTTCTCCGCCAGGCGGCGGGCGTCCTGAGGGGTATCATCCCGGGCCACCCCCACCAGGACCACCAGCCCCCGGCCGATTTTGCCTATCAGCTCCGGGCCCACCCGGACCGAGGCCTGGCTTACCCTCTGCACCACTGCCCGCAAACTACATACCCCTGAAACTGCTCCAAAAAACCTCCCATCTTGGGGGGGCTAAAATAGCGCGGGCGATTCCTCACGGGGAATAGGCTATTAATCCTTGGTTTCTTTCGCCTTTTGGTCGGCGGCGGATAGGTTTTTCATCACTTGGTCCCCGGTTGGAACCTTCTCGGATGTCTTGGCGGGCAGGCCAGGCCGGACTGCCTTGCGGTTGTCGGTGACATAGAAGCCGCTGCCTTTGAAGATGATGGGGGGGGCATGGATGACCCGGCGGGACTTGCCCCCGCAGCTCGGGCACATGGCCACCGCCTCCTCATCGAAGCGCTGCCTTCTCTCAAAGGTGTGGCAGCACTCGCCGCACTGGTATTCATAGACGGGCATCTTGCGTCACCTCAAGAAATCTAGCTCTAGATTTTAGCCCGAAGGCCCCTAGCTGTCAAGTTTGCCTGAGGTGGCTGATGAGTTGGGGCCGGTGTAGGATTACCTGTTCCCCGGTGGCCAGGTTCCGCAGGAGGACGGTCCCGCTCCCTATCTCCTCTTCCCCCAGGATGAGGGCCTGGGCCATGCCCAGGGCATCGGCCTGACGGAGCTGGGCTTTCAGGCTTTTCCTCGCCGGGGCTCCCGTGACTCCTATCCCCGCCCGCCGGAGTTCATAGAGGAGGGCCAGGGCCTGGTCCCGGTTCTCTTCCCCCGCATGGGCCACAAATATCCTGGGCTGGGGGATGGGGGGCAAAGGTAGGTCTGCCTTCTTCAGGCTGAGGACTACCCTCTCCATCCCGGTGGCAAAGCCCACCGCCGGGGTGGGCCTGCCTCCCAGTTCCTCTATCAGGTCATCATATCTGCCCCCTCCCCCCAGGGTGCTCTGGGCCCCCTCCTCCGGGGGCTGGACCTCAAAGACGGTGCGGGTATAGTAGTCCAGTCCCCTCACCAGGCGGTGGTCCAGGTCATAGGGCAGTTTCAGGGCCTCAAGCTGGGCCTTCAGGGCGTCAAAGTGGCTCTTGCAGTCGGGGCAGAGGTGGTCGGTGCTTTTCGGGGCTTCCAGGGTTGGCCCCTGGCAGGAGGCCTGTTTGCAGTCCAGGAGCCTCAGGGGGTTCTTCTCGAGCCTTTCCCGGCAATCGGAGCAGAGGCCGGGGATGTGGGGCTGGTAATACTGGCGGAGCCTGTTGACATAATCGGGACGGCAGGCCCGGCAGCCGATGCTATTGAGCTTGAGGGAGAGGCCTTCCAGGCCCAGGGAAGAATAGAGCTGCCAGGCCAGGTCTATGACCTCGGCATCCAGGGCGGGGTCGGCGTCGCCGATGGCCTCAAAGCCGAACTGGTGGTGCTCCCGGTATCGCCCTTTCTGGGGCCGCTCATAGCGGTAGATGGAGGCGAAGTAGTAAAGCCTGACGGGCTGGGGGAGGTTGTTGAGGCCATGTTCGAGGTAGGCCCGGCAGACGGGGGCGGTGCCCTCGGGGCGGAGTGTGAGGTCTTTGCCGCCGCGGTCCTGGAAGGTGTACGTCTCCTTTTCCACGATATCGGTAGTGGGGCCGATGGTGCGGATGAAGAGCCCGGCCTCCTCAAATACGGGGGTATCCAGGCGCTGGTAGCCGTAGAGGTGGCAGAGGGCTTCGGCCTTCCCCTGGACGAACCTCCAGTAGGCCTGCTCCTGGGGCAGGATATCGGCGGTGCCTCGGGGGGCCTTATACATCGCTGTTTTTCCCTCGCCTCATAATGCTGGGGGGCTAGCATACCACAGGACATGGTAGGGGTAAAGCTTTAATTGCCTTGAGGTCAGGAACGGATTATACTCAAAACAAAGATGGACTTCGAGGTATTTAGGGAAAAGGCCGGCTATCTCTCCGGGGAAGGACTGGCCCTGGTGGAAAAAGCCTACAGGTATGCCCAGGACTGCCATCAGGGCCAGCAGCGGGAGTCAGGGGGGCCCTACCTGGAGCATCCCCTGGCTGTAGCCGTCACCCTGGCGGAGCTGGCGCTGGATGCCTCCTCCCTTGCCGCCGGCCTCCTGCACGATGTCTCTGAGGACTGTGGTATCCCCATGGAGGAGATTGAGGCCCGCTTTGGCAAGGAAATAGCCGGGCTGGTGGACGGGGTCACCAAGCTCTCCCGTCTGCCACTGGCCCGCCTGGAGAAGGAGGAGCAGGCAGAAAACCTGCGGAAGCTGCTGGTGGCCATGGCCCAGGACCTCCGGGTGGTCTTCATCAAGCTGGCCGACCGCCTGCACAACATGAAGAGCCTTCAGGCCCTGCCCCCCCAGCGCCAGAAAAGCATCTCCCAGGAGACGATGGAGGTCTTTGCCCCCCTGGCCCACCGGTTGGGGATATGGCAGATGAAATGGCAGCTGGAAGACCTGGCCTTCTCCTATCTGGAGCCGGAGGAATACAGCCGGGTGGCCAAGCTGGTGGACCAGCGGCGGGCCCAGAGGGAGGCCCTTGTCAGCCAGATAACCCAGAAAATCCAGGAGGAGCTGGGTAAAGCCGGGCTGGAGGCCGAGGTCAGCGGCCGCCCCAAACACCTCTACAGCATATTCCAGAAGATGAAGAAATACTCCGCCCAGGGCCGCGAGTTCTCAGACATCCATGACCTCCTGGCGGTCAGGATTATTGTGAATACCGTCCCCGAGTGTTATGGCGTCCTGGGGGTTATCCATTCCCTGTGGCATCCCTTCCCCGGGGAGTTTGATGACTATATCGCCAATCCCAAGCCAAACGGCTACCAGTCACTCCACACCGCGGTCATGTGCCAGGGGGCCACCGTTGAGATCCAGGTCCGCACCCGTGAGATGCACGGCATGGCAGAATACGGCGTGGCCAGCCACTGGGGCTATAAGGAGGGGAGAAAGGTCTCCTATCAGGACAGGATGGTCTGGCTGCGCCAGCTCCTGGAATGGCAGAGGGAATTTAGCCGGGCGGAGGAGCTGGTGGATGCGGTAAAGACGGATATCTTCCAGGACCAGGTGTTTGTTTTTACCCCCAAGGGGGAGGTAAAGGAGCTACCCCAGGGGGCCACCCCCCTGGACTTCGCCTACCGCATCCACACCGAGCTGGGCCAACGCTGTGTAGGGGCCAAGGTCAACGGCCGGCTGGTCCCCCTCAACTATACCCTCAAGATGGGGGACACCGTGGAGGTCCTTGCCGCCAAAAGGCCCCGGGGGCCCAGCCGTGACTGGCTCAACCTGGAGCTGGGCTATGTCAAGACCAGCCAGGCCCGGGAGAAGATAAAGCAGTGGTTCAAACGGCAAGAGCGACAGGAGAATATAGAGAGGGGGCGGCCCCTCCTGGAAAAGGAGATGAAGAGGCTCGGCCTTGTCCCGCCCAGCCTGGAGGAGCTGGCCCGGCTCTTTGGCCAGGAGGGGCCCGAGGACTTCCTGGCGGCCATTGGCTATGGGGCCATTACCCCTCACCAGGTCGCCCTGAAGCTGGCTTCTCAAGAGGAGAAGCCCCGGCCACTGGC encodes the following:
- the cbiM gene encoding cobalt transporter CbiM, translated to MHIPDGYLSPATCAVLYGAALPFWAVAAKKVGKLMRARMVPLIALFSAFAFALQMFNVPLPGGTTGHAVGGTLLALVLGPWGAVVGLSVVFLLQALFFGDGGITAYGANVFNMAIVLPLVGYGLYRYLITILPGKQVIAAAIASYFAMNLAALLVALELGLQPLLFHAADGTPLYAPYALKLALPAVMVPHLLVAGLVEALVTGMVLAFLLRAKMPLGVMPQPRPLKLRWLWAGLGLVALLTPIGLMASGTAWGEWGAEDLQEMLGFVPQGLERLGSIWRAPIPDYSFPGIGPVAGYIASAIVAVGAFALISFLVLRLSRRKG
- a CDS encoding transcriptional repressor, which encodes MRKPKEGAALALRRLGLRITPQRLLILQVLEERDAHLSAEDVFSQVRARYPHVHISTVYRTLDLLRGLGLVTETDLGEGKKQYHWAQHGQHHHLVCSRCGQTLELDPAHLRPLEKAIRDHYGFRPTLHHFAIFGLCSRCQS
- the dtd gene encoding D-tyrosyl-tRNA(Tyr) deacylase, whose product is MRAVVQRVSQASVRVGPELIGKIGRGLVVLVGVARDDTPQDARRLAEKTAHLRLFPHGDKEFHLSPLEAGAEILAVSQFTLLADTGKGRRPSFDGAAPAEEARPLFEEFLRALSSWGLKVETGRFREHMIVEIHNDGPVTIPLSTRE
- a CDS encoding zinc ribbon domain-containing protein, with protein sequence MPVYEYQCGECCHTFERRQRFDEEAVAMCPSCGGKSRRVIHAPPIIFKGSGFYVTDNRKAVRPGLPAKTSEKVPTGDQVMKNLSAADQKAKETKD
- the hisS gene encoding histidine--tRNA ligase → MYKAPRGTADILPQEQAYWRFVQGKAEALCHLYGYQRLDTPVFEEAGLFIRTIGPTTDIVEKETYTFQDRGGKDLTLRPEGTAPVCRAYLEHGLNNLPQPVRLYYFASIYRYERPQKGRYREHHQFGFEAIGDADPALDAEVIDLAWQLYSSLGLEGLSLKLNSIGCRACRPDYVNRLRQYYQPHIPGLCSDCRERLEKNPLRLLDCKQASCQGPTLEAPKSTDHLCPDCKSHFDALKAQLEALKLPYDLDHRLVRGLDYYTRTVFEVQPPEEGAQSTLGGGGRYDDLIEELGGRPTPAVGFATGMERVVLSLKKADLPLPPIPQPRIFVAHAGEENRDQALALLYELRRAGIGVTGAPARKSLKAQLRQADALGMAQALILGEEEIGSGTVLLRNLATGEQVILHRPQLISHLRQT
- a CDS encoding bifunctional (p)ppGpp synthetase/guanosine-3',5'-bis(diphosphate) 3'-pyrophosphohydrolase, whose product is MDFEVFREKAGYLSGEGLALVEKAYRYAQDCHQGQQRESGGPYLEHPLAVAVTLAELALDASSLAAGLLHDVSEDCGIPMEEIEARFGKEIAGLVDGVTKLSRLPLARLEKEEQAENLRKLLVAMAQDLRVVFIKLADRLHNMKSLQALPPQRQKSISQETMEVFAPLAHRLGIWQMKWQLEDLAFSYLEPEEYSRVAKLVDQRRAQREALVSQITQKIQEELGKAGLEAEVSGRPKHLYSIFQKMKKYSAQGREFSDIHDLLAVRIIVNTVPECYGVLGVIHSLWHPFPGEFDDYIANPKPNGYQSLHTAVMCQGATVEIQVRTREMHGMAEYGVASHWGYKEGRKVSYQDRMVWLRQLLEWQREFSRAEELVDAVKTDIFQDQVFVFTPKGEVKELPQGATPLDFAYRIHTELGQRCVGAKVNGRLVPLNYTLKMGDTVEVLAAKRPRGPSRDWLNLELGYVKTSQAREKIKQWFKRQERQENIERGRPLLEKEMKRLGLVPPSLEELARLFGQEGPEDFLAAIGYGAITPHQVALKLASQEEKPRPLAPARRPSTTGIQVLGVGDLLTRLANCCQPLPGDPIVGYITRSRGVTVHRLDCYNILHEDEKERLVPVEWGERAEFYPVSIHVEGWDRVGLLRDISTVVAEEKMNITSASVSEGDSNTSSIDLIVETRDMTQLSRLLARIEGVRGVTSALRSGDKGGSFGNKVSS